A window of the Deltaproteobacteria bacterium PRO3 genome harbors these coding sequences:
- a CDS encoding DUF4442 domain-containing protein, with protein sequence MANLKETLALRAFGLFKIPLLFSVRPTIIEVNKKRCEVKIPLNFWTRNHLKSMYFGTLAMGADCAGGLLAMQSIKASKKNVVLIFKDFHADFLKRAESDVHFICEDGAKIEKQVKETIESGERTNQTLKIVATTPKISGDEPVAKFLLTLSLKLQGKKSS encoded by the coding sequence ATGGCCAACCTCAAAGAAACCCTGGCGCTGCGCGCCTTCGGACTCTTCAAGATCCCCCTGCTCTTCTCGGTGCGCCCGACCATCATCGAGGTCAACAAGAAGCGCTGCGAGGTGAAGATCCCCCTCAACTTCTGGACCCGCAACCACCTGAAGTCGATGTACTTCGGCACCCTGGCGATGGGCGCCGACTGCGCCGGCGGACTGCTGGCGATGCAGTCGATCAAGGCCAGCAAAAAGAACGTCGTCTTGATCTTCAAGGACTTCCACGCCGACTTCCTCAAGCGCGCCGAGTCCGACGTGCACTTCATCTGCGAGGACGGCGCCAAGATCGAAAAACAGGTGAAAGAGACCATCGAAAGCGGCGAACGCACCAACCAAACCCTGAAGATCGTCGCCACCACCCCCAAGATCTCGGGCGACGAGCCGGTGGCGAAGTTCCTGCTCACCCTCTCCTTGAAACTGCAGGGCAAAAAATCTTCATGA
- a CDS encoding HupE/UreJ family protein: protein MKQSGAGLLFLILALLAPGLSAHELKLSDSEILLEGTKARWTHKVHLGDFDTKFARADLATLQAYIPQRVSLSAGGEACRFERLDFAKDAAVEAAVLVLSYDCPAPRAPLQVHYDLFYGDLGHRHLMKAKLGDKLFSYTFAPGHSDFSFSEESLGQSILAFLKLGLEHILIGYDHILFVLALIFGARRFKDLLWLITSFTLAHSITLALATLEVITLPPSVVEPIIAASIVFLALLDLFAKGPRTPRAMIVLTFAFGLIHGLGFSYILQEADLRAGNLAVPLIFFNLGVELGQVLIVALVYPLTLGLSRLLKGSYLYLKAVFLALIAAVGLYWMVERIFFG from the coding sequence ATGAAGCAAAGCGGCGCCGGACTGCTGTTCCTGATCCTCGCCCTGCTCGCCCCCGGGCTCTCCGCCCACGAGCTCAAGCTCTCCGACAGCGAAATCCTCCTCGAGGGGACGAAGGCCCGCTGGACGCACAAGGTGCACCTGGGCGACTTCGACACCAAATTCGCTCGCGCCGATCTCGCGACGCTGCAGGCCTATATCCCGCAACGCGTTTCCCTAAGCGCCGGCGGCGAGGCCTGCCGCTTCGAGCGCCTCGACTTCGCCAAGGACGCGGCGGTCGAGGCCGCGGTCCTCGTCCTGAGCTACGATTGCCCCGCGCCCCGGGCGCCTTTGCAGGTGCATTACGATTTGTTCTACGGCGATCTCGGCCACCGCCACCTGATGAAGGCAAAGCTGGGCGACAAGCTGTTCAGCTACACCTTCGCGCCCGGGCACTCCGACTTTTCCTTCTCGGAAGAAAGCCTCGGACAGAGCATCCTGGCCTTCCTCAAGCTCGGGCTCGAGCATATCCTCATCGGCTACGACCACATCCTCTTCGTCCTCGCCCTGATCTTCGGCGCCAGGCGATTCAAGGACCTGCTCTGGCTCATCACCAGCTTCACGCTGGCCCACTCCATCACCCTGGCCCTGGCCACCCTCGAGGTCATCACCCTGCCGCCCTCCGTGGTCGAGCCGATCATCGCCGCCAGCATCGTCTTTTTGGCCCTCCTCGACCTCTTCGCCAAGGGGCCGCGGACGCCGCGGGCCATGATCGTCTTGACCTTCGCCTTTGGCCTGATCCACGGCCTGGGCTTTTCCTACATCCTACAGGAGGCCGACCTGCGGGCCGGCAATCTCGCCGTTCCCTTGATCTTTTTCAATTTGGGGGTGGAATTGGGCCAGGTCCTGATCGTCGCCCTAGTCTACCCCCTGACCCTGGGCTTGAGCCGCCTGCTGAAGGGTTCCTACCTTTACCTGAAAGCGGTCTTCCTGGCCCTGATCGCCGCCGTCGGGCTTTATTGGATGGTCGAACGCATCTTCTTCGGTTAA
- the corA gene encoding magnesium/cobalt transporter CorA: protein MDFKGGPAGLPRDFSGVAMYQIMLCSPEGEFIETQDVERLKEAKRRKSHYIWVDMEDPSEEEVDLLLEIFNFHPLAIEHVLMGVGTARLDIYEDYAFLALHRVFYNFETESCQRREFEAFFSGDFIVTSHGKNLSRTFATARQRVHDSPKDTLGDSPSYVLLNLLELAIKDYQPIMEEWEDNLEEIEQQVLKGVKDDVLDQILKFKKLVASMRKSLLPEREVYRQLDDKHVIPFIKEEARPYFKTAMDDMNSLLQDLDSLREHAGAVFDVYAAVLTIKMTESSNQLNFVMQRLTIGATIFLPLTFIVGVYGMNFEYMPEFKWPGFYYILWGFMISLVVGMIVFFKKKKWI, encoded by the coding sequence ATGGATTTTAAGGGAGGCCCGGCCGGCCTTCCAAGGGATTTTTCCGGAGTTGCCATGTACCAGATCATGCTCTGCTCGCCGGAAGGCGAATTCATCGAGACCCAGGACGTCGAACGTCTCAAAGAGGCCAAGCGCCGCAAAAGCCACTACATCTGGGTGGATATGGAGGACCCCTCGGAGGAAGAAGTCGACCTCTTGCTCGAGATCTTCAACTTTCATCCCCTCGCGATCGAGCACGTCCTGATGGGCGTAGGCACCGCGCGCCTCGACATCTACGAGGACTACGCCTTCCTCGCGTTGCACCGCGTCTTCTACAATTTCGAGACCGAGTCCTGCCAGCGCCGCGAATTCGAGGCCTTCTTCTCGGGCGACTTCATCGTGACCTCCCACGGAAAAAACCTCTCCCGCACCTTCGCCACCGCCCGCCAGCGGGTGCACGATAGCCCCAAGGACACCCTGGGCGATTCGCCCAGCTACGTCCTGCTCAACCTGCTCGAGCTGGCGATCAAGGACTACCAGCCGATCATGGAGGAGTGGGAGGACAACCTGGAGGAAATCGAGCAGCAGGTCCTGAAGGGCGTAAAGGACGACGTCCTGGACCAGATCCTCAAATTCAAGAAGCTCGTCGCCAGCATGCGTAAGAGCCTCCTGCCCGAGCGCGAGGTCTACCGGCAGCTCGACGACAAGCACGTCATCCCCTTCATCAAGGAAGAGGCGCGGCCCTACTTCAAGACGGCGATGGACGACATGAATTCGCTCTTGCAGGATCTCGACTCCCTGCGCGAGCACGCCGGCGCGGTCTTCGACGTCTACGCGGCGGTCCTGACCATCAAGATGACCGAGTCCTCCAACCAGCTGAACTTCGTCATGCAGCGCCTTACCATCGGGGCGACGATCTTCCTGCCCCTGACCTTCATCGTCGGCGTTTACGGGATGAATTTCGAGTACATGCCGGAATTCAAGTGGCCGGGTTTCTACTATATCTTATGGGGCTTCATGATCAGCCTGGTCGTCGGCATGATCGTGTTTTTCAAGAAAAAGAAGTGGATTTAG